The Rosa rugosa chromosome 3, drRosRugo1.1, whole genome shotgun sequence sequence GTTGGTTTCCAAGGGCTATAAGTGTTTATAGCAGGTGGAGCTGAAAAAATCACACATGGCGGTACGGTCCTCATACAAGGAGAACAGTGTGGTTGGTATCATCTGGTATGTCAGACCTCGATGGATAATGGGAAACAGGAGTGCGTATAGGCGAGTCTCGTTTGCGGGTACAGCAGAGACGTCGTTGACAAGTTTCCGAGTTCAAATGATGGTGAGAAGGAAATCCTGCTAGGGAAGGGGTTGTTTTGAGGTCCCTCTTCAGAGTCAGCTGTTGATTGTTGACTCGGTGCAGTTACACATAGGATTGGCCGTTACGAATCAGGGAGGACCACAATTGATTCAGGCTATGTGTTGCTGGTACAAAAAAGGCCAATGGTTAAAGATGGTGCAAGGGAATTTTGCATGGCATTCTCatcaaggtggagattgttaggatgtgatgagaattaattaggaaaggcaagtcctagttggacttggttagtcttcctaattggacatggttgatgTCAAAGTTTATTCCTATCAGGAATAGGATCTTTTCTCCTGTacaagaaggtttggttttcctactaccaattggattataattggggtgcctatatatagagggcatGGGTAGTAAACCAAGGCATGGTCGGTGCATGCGATCATCAACAAGAGAGTGTATATCTCTTGGGTAAGGGAGTAGAGATTTCAAGAGTGAATACAGCTCTTGGGTGAGAGTGAAATCTTGGGAAATTCTATGAGTGTGGGTGTACAATGGttatgggtttgggttatggtgatTTAGCTCAATTGTATCTTGTACTGTAATTTTTCTCATAGTGAAGAACAGGTATCTCTCGGGAGGACATAGGCATGGATTTAtgctgaacctcgttaaatctCGGTGTTCTCTTGTCGCTTGTCTTGTGGTTTGTTTACTTTTCTATCGGTCTACTCTGTGAGCCTTGACGGGAGGGATTCTAATTTCCTTAACAGTTGGTACTCAGAAGAAACACACAAGTCTTGCATATAAGAGTGTTTCTGCGATTGGTTTAGTATTTGCAGGATTTGTAGTTGCGGATTTCTTACCCGATTTAGAAGACATTGTTTCTGGTATTGCAGAAATTGCTTCTGATGTTGCAGATGCTGCTTCATGTGCAGCTGATGCTGCGATGAGACACTCATCCACATATTGAGTCAGTACAAGCAGCATCCGTAGAATGTATTAATAATCATGAGACTGCTTCAAAGTATGCTGTCAAGGCCGCGTTTACAGCAGTTGCTGCAGTACCTTTAAACTTAGGGCATTCATTAGTGATGTCTCATTATGATAATAAACAAAAGGTTTTGGACAACAAGAAGAAGGACATGGACGCAATACGTAGAGAAAGTGAGTCATCCATTACGGAGTTGGGCAACATTAAGTTTCGCATTAATCAGGTGGTAAACGAGATTGATTCACTACTGGCCAAAAGGCCCAAAACCAACACTGCAGTTAAAATGAGTGACATAGATTTCTTAATGAAGGATATGAAGCAAAAGCTGGAGatgttcatgaagaaaattgacGATTTGGATGCAGAAGCAGTGTAATGCAGCCCTGAAACATTGAAGGCAAGGGATGACGTGCGCAACAGAATCAGACTCTAGACTACAGCTGGACCAGAGATCAGacaataaattatatatatatccttaTGATCTTGTAGTAATGGTACTTCTGTatctattttcttttgcaagTTCGTTTCTATAGTTTTCAGCTGGTTCAACTTCTTAAAAACTAGAGTAAACAGGTTTGCAAAAGTGTGGTTGTTACAAAGCCTGTGTTATGTAGTAGACAAAAGAattgggaaaattctacaatatgttaacgtatgacatgcatacaattgccttaaaagtggtaaaatgagtcttcaaaatagtaatattagtcctcaaagtggtaacatgagtccttaaagtggtaaattttcttagttaccacatgagtcctcaaaatcgtaatattagtcctcaaagtggtaacatgagtccttaaagtggtaaattttcttagtttaccatatgagtcctcaaaatagtaatattagtcctcaaagtggtaacatgagtccttaaagtggtaaaaatagttgatgtatgagaaatgttaacataccatagctttacccaaaGAATTGTGTGCAAAGTTGTCATCTTTACTTCCTCTCCTTTTTTGGTCTGACATCTTTACTTCCTCGATTTGTACTATAATGTTATATAtagattttaaacaaaaaaTTGTCATGAATAACCGCATCTCTTCATTCTCCTGTATGGTAGCTAAATAGCCTAAattcatattaaaaaaaaagaaaaaaaaaaaaaaaaactaattgtaTATAAAAATAAGATGACAACTTAAAGACCATCTTAATCTTCATTGAGACGTTTGTTAATGCGATCATGGGGGTTCCCAAAATAATGAAGTCTAATCTCCAAAGCATATGCCTCATGTAAGCATGTCCATCACCACCGGCCATGTTACAATCCGAATAGATATGAGAAAGTATACAGGTTCAATTCCATCCGAGAGCTTTGCAGCTAGAAATTAAGCCTTGGATGAAGATTATCCCATTGATCTTTAACCATATTGACAACAACAGAGAAGTCAGAGTCCATCGGGATACAGATACAATTATATGCAACGCCACTTTTAACCCAAAATAGAGCCCAAAGTTCTGCATAAAAGGTTCGACCGATGCCCAAAAGTGTCTACGAATCACCATTTTGGTAGTCCAGCTCCTATAAAGCCAATACAAGTCAGCCGAGAACCATCAATATTGAGCTTAACCGCtccagaggaggaggagacccGGATAAGAGAGCTTGATCcttgtacatttttttttttttaaatactcaATAGTGTCTCGCTTGAGATTAGTGCGACAATAATTGAAAGGAAACATACAAATAAGTACAAATTACACCGTTAGTACCGAATACCAGCTAGCAAAAAGGACCAGTGAGTGGCAGACAAGGAAGACCTTCATTCAAAGAACGTACAAATTAATCATGCAAACCCTCTCAGCAAAAGCATGTGTAAAGATTCTTATCCCTATGTGGTCCTTTTGCTCAATCGAGTTTTAACCAATCACAACACTTCATAGCCTATAGCATTTCCCTTAAGAAGTTGCAGCAAGTCCATACAGGTCGATCGCTGGGAAAGGCTTGATAAGCTTGATCAAATGCACAGAGCTGTTGGTTACCGGAGCAAGGTATAAACCCTCTCTGATATACTTATATCATCTTACTTTCGTCTCATTGAAAGCATATATACTTCAATACATATTACGTTCTATTCAAGAAAATTAAGACAGTATACATGCTCTTTTGAGATCGATTGATCTTATATTATATGCTTTGTTTGGTCAAAAAAACCTGGAACCTACGGTTTGATCTCATTTCTTTCTCTGAAGCTAAATGCCTTGAGATTGCTAATGTCATCTTAGAGCTAACATATTGAAATGGTAATATTTCCAAAATTGCATAGTTATTAATGCGAAAGATGacattcacataaaaacaaCAGCATTCAACCTTGGAAATGATCGATCTTGTGCATGTTAATTCAGAATCACTGGATCACATTATGAAACTTGAATCACAATCTACTAGAGTTGCAATACTGTATAAATGAGATTTGTTGCTCAGATACATTGTTCTAGAACAGAGCAATTCAATAAATTTCACCTTACTTGCATTTCCTTTTCCGTCATAATCAGTTggtcccaatttttttttttttccttacaagaaaaaaaacttgTTTCTACTACTGTACTGACAATTATTTTGAGGTAGTAACTTGAACCTTTTGGAGGGGGATAGTTTACCCTGAAGGAAAATGTTATAAATCACATTAAAGCCGATTGAATTTCTCAGAGTGGTTTTACTTTTTCTCCCAAGTGGTACATCTGCATGTTCTTTTCCAATAAGAAGAAGTATATTTGATACTAAGAAGTTGAGAAATGCTTTTGTGAAATCAGCGAAGTTGAGAGTTTGTGGGTAGGGTGCACGGACATGGGAATGAAGGGAGTGAGAAATTTAAGTCGAAAGATCTTCAAAAACGTTTGCAAACGTGATGGAGATCTCTGGAGATCATACGAGGACGCTTGCAAGAATGATAAGGATTTCCTAACTGAACTGGGCAAATTCCTAGAGTCGTATGAGAAATGTTTGATTCAAATTAAGAAGGTGAAAAGCAACGACGGAGGAATTGATGATGGTTACATGAGgattttggagaaattgaagAATGTCAAGGGGGCCTCAGGTAGAATCTATGATCAGCATTTTGCACATCAAAATTTGCTTGAAAAGGTTAAACGTTTGATGACGCAGCGAGAAGATTTGCATGAAGAATTGACAGACCGAAAAGAAAAGCCTCGCAAGAAGTATGATTGTACTCGCACTTGGAGACGCTGTTTGAGGATGGTCACTCATATATTGTTCATTGGTGCTGCAGCTGCTGAGTTTGCCTGCACAGTTGTGGCGGCAGTTATGGCTGCTCCACTTGTTGCACTGGCCATTGCTGCTGCTATTATCCCAACACTAGCCGGACAGCATTGGACTGTGTCCTGGATTGAAGATTCTGAAATTCCTTTAGAGTATTCTGACTCTGTAATTCGCTTAATGCAATCCGGAACTGTCCtttccattaaggatttgggAGAAATTCAGACGTATCTCTGTGGTGTTGTAAAGGACATAGAATCACTCTTATCCCATCTCAATTTTGTAATtgaggaagatgaagatatcAATATGAAAATTATTGAGCGTCTTCTGAAGGACAT is a genomic window containing:
- the LOC133739532 gene encoding UPF0496 protein At4g34320-like; the protein is MGMKGVRNLSRKIFKNVCKRDGDLWRSYEDACKNDKDFLTELGKFLESYEKCLIQIKKVKSNDGGIDDGYMRILEKLKNVKGASGRIYDQHFAHQNLLEKVKRLMTQREDLHEELTDRKEKPRKKYDCTRTWRRCLRMVTHILFIGAAAAEFACTVVAAVMAAPLVALAIAAAIIPTLAGQHWTVSWIEDSEIPLEYSDSVIRLMQSGTVLSIKDLGEIQTYLCGVVKDIESLLSHLNFVIEEDEDINMKIIERLLKDINELKERARNSKSKILEASDEVSKKIILSS